One segment of Niabella beijingensis DNA contains the following:
- a CDS encoding cupin domain-containing protein — protein MTDFFDKIIAPCSVEAFFNTYHEKKLLHVPRNDPSYYDPVLTASEISAFLDRQDIFYPSLRIVKNGKELPSGEYTLKGVPIGHHKKDGIIHTEKAFALFNSGATLVVQAGQRYFDQLSACCMALSQQFNSPVQANLYITPDKSQGFNPHWDTHDVFVLQISGTKTWHLYGFEKELPTKSQGFVSKGYNKEPEQTLQLRPGDFLYVPRGYVHDAVADDGISAHITIGILSFTWVRYFAELLTQLEAEKSFREAVPFWRDDLDALIREKTALLKETLSGLHSAAALEKLNNQYQKMQPQQVHHYFDSLLGLKELQNDAVLQLNRNVFYERGEENGQCFVKCFGKTISFNGSLKPVIDYIFDAEAFTIAGLPGDQPEEVKKAAVTQLIREGVVFARSV, from the coding sequence ATGACCGATTTTTTTGATAAAATCATAGCACCCTGTTCTGTAGAAGCATTCTTCAATACTTATCATGAAAAAAAACTGCTGCATGTTCCCCGTAATGATCCTTCCTATTATGATCCGGTATTGACCGCTTCGGAAATATCGGCCTTTCTCGACCGGCAGGATATTTTTTATCCTTCATTGCGTATCGTGAAAAACGGGAAAGAGCTTCCTTCGGGTGAATATACCCTGAAAGGCGTGCCGATCGGGCATCACAAAAAGGACGGGATTATTCATACCGAAAAGGCGTTTGCGCTGTTTAATAGTGGTGCCACACTGGTGGTTCAGGCAGGGCAGCGTTATTTCGATCAGCTGTCAGCCTGTTGTATGGCGCTTTCGCAGCAATTCAATTCTCCGGTACAGGCGAACCTTTATATCACTCCCGATAAGTCGCAGGGGTTCAACCCGCACTGGGATACACATGATGTATTTGTACTTCAGATATCAGGTACCAAAACCTGGCACCTGTATGGGTTTGAAAAAGAACTGCCCACAAAGAGCCAGGGGTTTGTAAGCAAAGGATACAACAAGGAGCCGGAACAAACCTTGCAGCTGCGGCCCGGTGATTTCTTATATGTGCCGCGGGGTTACGTGCATGATGCAGTGGCCGACGACGGGATCTCGGCGCATATTACCATCGGCATCCTCTCGTTTACATGGGTACGGTATTTTGCTGAACTGCTGACACAACTGGAAGCCGAAAAAAGTTTCCGGGAAGCGGTTCCTTTCTGGCGGGATGATCTGGATGCGTTGATCAGGGAAAAAACAGCGCTGTTAAAAGAAACGCTGAGCGGGCTCCATTCCGCTGCTGCCCTGGAAAAGCTGAACAACCAGTATCAGAAAATGCAGCCACAGCAGGTGCATCATTATTTCGACAGCCTGCTTGGTCTGAAAGAACTGCAAAATGATGCGGTACTGCAACTGAACCGGAACGTGTTTTATGAAAGAGGGGAGGAGAATGGTCAGTGTTTTGTAAAATGTTTTGGAAAAACAATTTCCTTTAACGGTTCTTTAAAACCGGTAATAGATTATATATTTGATGCGGAGGCGTTTACCATAGCCGGCCTGCCGGGCGATCAGCCGGAGGAAGTAAAAAAGGCAGCGGTTACGCAACTGATCCGGGAAGGTGTGGTTTTTGCCCGGTCCGTTTAA